Genomic segment of Rhodothermales bacterium:
ATACTCGCCCAGGCGATCGGACTCTTCGAGGCGTTCCAGGCCATCGAGGCGATGGGCGGCGTGAGCCCGGCCATGCTGGCCGGCGGGCTCAGGGTTTCCATGATCGCGCCCGTCTATGGGCTCATCATCCTGATCCTCTCGTTTACCTTCTGGGCGGTCCTCCGGTATCGAAACGAACCGAAGAGCAGCGCCGGCTGAACATCCTCTTGCAGTGCGGGCGACTCGGCATCGCCGTGCACCAAACGCCGCGCGCGGTCGGATGATAGCCTCAGCGAAGACGCAATGCGCGGCGCACAGCACCCCCGGAAGGTATAAGGTGAATATCCCGGTGATGCCAGGAGGCCGCCGGAAGCGACACCCGAAGGGCTAGAACGGACACGGCGTGGCGTACGTCGATCTCAGTAAACCCTTCGGGTGTCGGAGCTTCAGAAATCGCCGGGCTTGATATATGGAAAGCTCCACAGCGTCACCTGGAGCAAGCACGATTTCAGCCAGGCGGCATACATGCTTTCCACGTCCGCATCCGAATGCCCCTTTGCGGTGAGAAATGGCCGCAGCGTAAACGTCACCGGAAAAATGAGCGCAAAGAGATCTCGAAACGGCACGATATCGGTCGAATCGGCATCGTCAGTCCGGTTCTTTTTTGTCCGGTGATGCCGTAAGCCAATCTCATGCTGGTAGTCGAGCCAGCGCTGATCGTATTCCGCCCTCGCCGTATCCAGGATCCATTGTCCGAAGCGTGCCCGTACGCGTTCGAGGTACTCGCCTATGGGCTGCCCGTCCTTTCGGCCCGTAAACGACCGCAGCAAATGCGGATTCGCGCCGACGAAGCTGTACCAGACGTCCAGTATGGCTTCCGTCTGATCTTTCAAGATCTCGTAGGACCGCTGGAGATGTCGTACGTCGTTTTCGTCGAACAGCACGCTCTCTTTCATCCGATCGAAGTCGGCCAGCGTGACCGGCGAACGTGGAACCGTGTCTGTTGCGTA
This window contains:
- a CDS encoding MotA/TolQ/ExbB proton channel family protein, which translates into the protein MLDLFYAGGQPFMSILTLLAIGALVTALKKGNDLFLQGAQPGASHTPAINLVLQLGLLAFFMGILAQAIGLFEAFQAIEAMGGVSPAMLAGGLRVSMIAPVYGLIILILSFTFWAVLRYRNEPKSSAG
- a CDS encoding protoglobin domain-containing protein, whose protein sequence is MHTTSDIPGYTYATDTVPRSPVTLADFDRMKESVLFDENDVRHLQRSYEILKDQTEAILDVWYSFVGANPHLLRSFTGRKDGQPIGEYLERVRARFGQWILDTARAEYDQRWLDYQHEIGLRHHRTKKNRTDDADSTDIVPFRDLFALIFPVTFTLRPFLTAKGHSDADVESMYAAWLKSCLLQVTLWSFPYIKPGDF